A genome region from Thermoanaerobacterium xylanolyticum LX-11 includes the following:
- a CDS encoding flagellin yields the protein MVINTNLSAINAWRALETNNTNTQKALQKLSSGYRINSAADDAAGLAISEKMKAQIAGLDQAQRNAQDGISLLQTAEGALNETTSILQRMRELVVQASNDTNTNEDKVNIQKEIDQLKNEINRIATTTQFNTKNLLDGTANVTLQIGANSNQTINVAIGRMTASALKASAAAMSIASIFVGSAGASVTAASISAQIDVIDKAINQVSGQRADLGAYQNRLEHTINNLGTASENLTAANSRIRDVDMAQEMMEFTKDNILNQAATAMLEEIAA from the coding sequence ATGGTAATCAACACAAACTTAAGTGCTATAAACGCATGGAGAGCACTTGAGACAAACAACACAAACACACAAAAAGCATTGCAGAAGCTTTCATCAGGCTACAGGATCAACAGCGCAGCAGATGATGCAGCAGGTCTTGCAATATCTGAAAAGATGAAAGCGCAGATAGCTGGATTAGATCAAGCTCAAAGAAATGCACAAGATGGTATATCACTTTTGCAGACAGCAGAAGGTGCATTAAACGAGACAACATCGATTCTCCAGAGAATGAGAGAACTTGTAGTACAGGCATCAAATGATACCAATACAAATGAAGACAAAGTTAATATACAAAAAGAAATTGATCAGCTTAAAAATGAAATCAATAGAATAGCTACTACAACGCAGTTTAACACTAAAAATCTTTTAGATGGTACTGCTAATGTTACATTGCAAATTGGAGCTAATTCAAATCAAACTATTAATGTTGCTATAGGACGAATGACTGCATCGGCATTAAAAGCGTCAGCCGCTGCTATGAGTATAGCTTCTATATTTGTAGGTTCGGCAGGTGCTAGTGTTACAGCAGCTAGCATATCAGCTCAAATTGATGTTATAGATAAAGCTATAAATCAAGTTTCTGGTCAGAGAGCAGATTTAGGTGCATATCAGAACAGACTTGAACACACGATTAACAATCTTGGTACAGCATCAGAAAATTTGACAGCTGCAAATTCACGTATAAGAGATGTAGACATGGCTCAAGAGATGATGGAATTCACAAAGGATAACATACTAAACCAAGCAGCGACGGCAATGCTTGAGGAAATAGCTGCATAA
- the flgM gene encoding flagellar biosynthesis anti-sigma factor FlgM has product MKIYNNINVNNIYDMYKSANANAVNTSKTNKVDKVEISDNASKISKSFAEYDKLREKKVQDIKAKVDSGNYNIKSDDIAESMIKGAILDKKV; this is encoded by the coding sequence ATGAAAATATACAATAATATTAATGTTAACAATATTTACGACATGTATAAGTCTGCAAATGCTAATGCTGTAAATACAAGTAAGACAAACAAAGTTGACAAAGTGGAAATATCAGATAATGCTTCTAAGATCAGCAAAAGCTTTGCGGAATATGATAAGTTGAGGGAGAAAAAGGTGCAGGATATAAAGGCTAAGGTTGATAGTGGCAATTATAACATAAAATCTGATGATATCGCTGAGTCCATGATAAAAGGAGCTATTTTAGATAAAAAAGTTTAA
- a CDS encoding transposase, which translates to MALQGKIFESRPEKLLQQIFADVAVRPSANDGILGDIEKLTISGDGTCIKTGGSPFGIRTCDCANKGIFNCDCHRKFSDPDARYGWDSYHETWFYGYSGYFLVTYNEELKSDIPIYLRLVEAPRYDGVTAIIALSEARALYPDFVFDKFIGDCAHDNYPTYHLLNKWNIKPVIPLNKKNKNNSKYQGTIKINENGIPVCMAGLSMVYNGFMKDRNRIKWRCPFATGKVDSCNCKDKCSSSDYGRTVYTKPSSDPRLFTVIPRGSDEWKCEMKKRTSSERVNKRLLNDYELELSKTRGKKRWSFWIMIHSINIHLDARLKKSKFDFISMLDGLLGRAA; encoded by the coding sequence TTGGCTTTACAGGGTAAAATTTTTGAGTCAAGACCTGAGAAGCTTCTTCAACAAATTTTTGCCGATGTTGCTGTTAGGCCTTCCGCCAATGATGGCATCCTCGGTGATATTGAAAAACTTACTATTTCCGGTGACGGTACTTGCATTAAAACCGGCGGAAGTCCTTTCGGTATTAGAACTTGTGATTGTGCTAATAAGGGTATATTTAATTGTGACTGCCATCGCAAGTTCTCTGACCCCGATGCTCGCTATGGTTGGGATAGTTATCATGAGACATGGTTTTATGGTTATTCTGGTTATTTTTTAGTGACATACAACGAAGAGCTTAAATCTGATATTCCGATTTATCTTCGCTTGGTTGAGGCTCCTCGTTATGATGGTGTTACTGCTATTATTGCTTTGTCTGAAGCAAGGGCTTTGTATCCTGATTTCGTTTTTGATAAATTTATTGGTGATTGTGCTCATGATAATTACCCTACTTATCATCTTCTTAATAAGTGGAATATTAAACCTGTAATTCCGCTTAATAAGAAGAATAAAAACAACAGCAAGTACCAAGGTACTATTAAAATCAATGAAAATGGTATTCCTGTCTGTATGGCAGGATTATCTATGGTTTACAATGGTTTTATGAAAGACCGTAACAGAATTAAATGGCGCTGTCCTTTTGCGACTGGTAAAGTTGATTCATGTAATTGTAAAGATAAGTGCTCCTCTTCTGATTATGGTAGAACCGTTTATACGAAGCCTTCATCTGATCCTCGCTTGTTTACCGTCATTCCACGTGGTTCTGATGAATGGAAATGCGAGATGAAAAAGCGAACTTCTTCTGAGCGTGTTAACAAAAGGCTTCTTAATGACTATGAGTTGGAGCTATCTAAAACCAGAGGCAAAAAGCGTTGGTCTTTCTGGATTATGATACACTCTATTAATATCCATCTTGATGCTAGATTGAAAAAATCTAAGTTTGATTTTATTTCTATGCTTGATGGATTATTAGGTAGAGCAGCATAA
- the flgL gene encoding flagellar hook-associated protein FlgL, giving the protein MRVTNNMLVMDFMNDYNKNLERLQKDQNMLSTGEKVSKPSDDPVAVASILRIKTEIARNNAYTKNTDDAKSWLSLTDTALGQIGDMLQNARELAVQGSNGTLTQSDMQSIAAQVDQLKQQIIQVGNTQYNGRYIFAGYKTDTKPFSDTSNGYAGDDGAIKFEIGAGGNTIQVNVTGDKVFDVSSGTSQLLTVMDNLSNALKSGDNQAVSNIIGDIDNQLQNILSIRADAGAKANRIDLTANRLSDDNYNFTSLLSKNQDADIAQVITNLKMDDNVYRASLASGAMIIQPSLVDFLR; this is encoded by the coding sequence ATGCGGGTAACGAATAACATGCTTGTGATGGATTTTATGAATGACTACAACAAAAATCTTGAAAGGCTTCAAAAAGATCAAAATATGTTGTCAACTGGTGAAAAAGTAAGCAAGCCATCAGACGATCCTGTTGCAGTGGCAAGTATTTTAAGGATAAAGACGGAAATCGCGAGAAACAATGCGTATACCAAGAATACAGACGATGCAAAATCGTGGCTTAGCCTTACTGATACGGCATTAGGGCAAATAGGAGATATGCTGCAAAATGCCAGAGAGTTAGCAGTGCAGGGATCTAATGGCACTCTTACTCAAAGCGACATGCAAAGTATTGCGGCACAAGTGGATCAGCTAAAGCAGCAGATTATACAAGTAGGCAATACCCAGTACAATGGTAGGTACATATTTGCTGGATACAAGACCGATACAAAGCCTTTTAGCGATACAAGCAATGGGTATGCTGGCGATGATGGCGCTATAAAATTTGAGATAGGTGCAGGTGGTAATACAATTCAGGTGAATGTGACAGGCGATAAGGTGTTTGATGTATCTTCTGGCACTTCACAGCTTCTTACTGTGATGGACAATCTATCAAATGCATTGAAATCGGGAGATAACCAAGCTGTCAGCAACATAATAGGAGATATAGATAATCAATTGCAAAATATCCTATCAATCAGGGCTGATGCAGGAGCAAAGGCAAATAGAATTGATTTGACTGCAAACAGGCTAAGTGATGATAACTACAACTTTACATCATTGCTTTCCAAGAATCAAGATGCAGACATAGCACAGGTTATTACCAATCTAAAGATGGATGATAATGTGTACAGAGCATCATTAGCTTCAGGCGCTATGATCATTCAGCCATCTTTGGTAGATTTTCTGAGGTAA
- the flgK gene encoding flagellar hook-associated protein FlgK → MSTFQGLEIAKTGLFASQQALNLTGHNISNANTPGYTRQVIDLSAIAPPTTYGMADQWGKAIGGGVNVDGYRQIRDQFLDQQYRRENTTLGEWETKSDTLSAIEDILNEPSDTGITTVLDNFFNSLQDLSKNPESLEVRAEVRENGISLTDTINTIYQHLDDQENQINSTIQSRVQQINSYADQISKLNNEIYRFELTGQTANDLRDQRNLLVDQLSEIVNINTYEDSNGNFRVDISGQALVDGNNAYTMSIDNTGTIKWDLAGTPVNPTGGILKGLLDMRDGDGTNGVKGIPYYEQQLNQFAYNLATVFNAQHAAGYGLDGSTGINFFNITDTTYNPTAEYAKNIQVSSDILADDGLQKIAAASSASSLPGDNTNVLNLIALRDTKISGLNNGTFDDFISSLISNLGVDAQQANQMQTNQSTMVKQVDYNRQSVSGVSLDEEMANMLKYQKSYEASARMITVMDELLDTLINKMGVT, encoded by the coding sequence GTGTCTACTTTTCAAGGATTGGAGATAGCAAAAACAGGTCTCTTTGCAAGCCAACAGGCACTTAATTTGACTGGACACAATATCTCAAATGCAAACACGCCTGGATATACGAGGCAAGTCATAGACCTGTCTGCAATAGCGCCTCCTACGACTTACGGCATGGCTGACCAATGGGGCAAAGCCATAGGAGGTGGCGTCAATGTTGACGGCTATCGACAGATAAGAGATCAATTTTTAGATCAGCAGTACAGGAGAGAAAATACCACACTCGGTGAATGGGAGACTAAGTCAGATACATTGTCTGCTATAGAAGACATCTTAAACGAGCCATCTGATACGGGAATCACAACCGTTTTAGACAATTTTTTTAATTCACTTCAAGATTTGTCAAAAAACCCGGAAAGCCTTGAAGTGAGGGCTGAAGTTAGAGAAAATGGCATATCACTGACAGATACCATTAATACTATTTATCAGCATCTTGATGATCAAGAAAACCAAATAAATAGCACTATTCAAAGCCGAGTACAGCAAATCAATTCATATGCAGATCAAATATCGAAACTAAACAATGAGATCTACAGATTTGAACTTACAGGGCAGACAGCCAATGACTTAAGAGATCAGAGAAACTTGTTGGTTGACCAGCTTTCTGAGATAGTTAACATAAATACTTATGAAGATTCAAATGGAAATTTTAGGGTAGACATAAGCGGACAAGCTCTTGTGGATGGGAATAATGCCTATACAATGAGCATAGACAATACAGGAACAATAAAGTGGGATCTTGCCGGAACGCCTGTGAATCCGACAGGTGGCATATTAAAGGGACTTTTGGATATGAGAGATGGCGATGGCACAAATGGTGTAAAAGGGATTCCTTACTATGAGCAGCAATTGAATCAATTTGCGTACAACCTTGCGACGGTTTTTAATGCACAGCATGCTGCAGGATATGGGCTTGATGGAAGCACTGGCATCAATTTTTTCAACATAACAGATACGACGTATAATCCAACTGCAGAATATGCTAAAAATATACAAGTTTCATCAGACATACTTGCAGATGATGGACTTCAAAAGATTGCCGCAGCATCATCAGCAAGTTCGCTGCCTGGAGACAATACAAATGTCTTAAATCTTATAGCGCTTAGAGATACGAAGATCAGCGGATTGAACAATGGGACGTTTGATGATTTTATAAGCTCTTTGATTTCCAACCTTGGCGTTGATGCACAGCAGGCAAATCAGATGCAGACAAATCAAAGTACAATGGTAAAACAGGTTGATTACAACAGACAATCTGTGTCTGGTGTTTCTCTGGATGAAGAGATGGCAAATATGCTTAAATACCAAAAGTCTTATGAAGCATCAGCAAGGATGATAACTGTCATGGATGAGCTTTTAGATACGCTTATAAATAAAATGGGAGTAACATAA
- the fliW gene encoding flagellar assembly protein FliW — protein MDIETRNFGVVSYNEEDVLHFEEGIPGFERLKSFILLSIDEYTPFKWLQSLDDTDIAFVIVDPKVVIKDYKVELDEETIKSLDIKDLNHVLVYAIVVIPDEIEKMTANLKAPIIINAENNKGMQIIMDNDKYMIKHPLLKELKNADTYS, from the coding sequence ATGGATATAGAGACAAGAAATTTTGGCGTTGTCAGCTATAACGAAGAAGATGTACTTCACTTTGAGGAAGGCATACCAGGCTTCGAGAGACTTAAAAGCTTCATTCTTCTAAGCATTGATGAATATACCCCTTTTAAGTGGCTGCAGTCCCTCGATGATACAGATATAGCTTTTGTGATAGTCGATCCTAAAGTTGTAATAAAAGATTATAAGGTTGAATTAGATGAGGAGACGATAAAATCGTTGGACATAAAGGACTTAAACCATGTACTTGTTTATGCCATCGTTGTAATACCTGATGAAATTGAAAAGATGACTGCCAATCTAAAAGCCCCTATAATCATAAATGCAGAAAACAACAAAGGTATGCAGATAATCATGGACAATGACAAATACATGATAAAGCATCCCTTACTTAAGGAGCTAAAAAATGCTGATACTTACTCGTAA
- a CDS encoding flagellar protein FlgN: MPNPNIDELIDVLNGEMLLYKDLYDIATKKTDVIVLGEIQELDNMTKVEGGIISKLMILEDEREKFLNDHFDSQMTISQLCRILPEDDAKKLKIVQEEFNDLLKALSNRNELNKSLLKQSIEFVNYSIGVISNNLLEDDGIYGESGVSKRINRIIDRKA; the protein is encoded by the coding sequence ATGCCAAATCCGAATATAGATGAGCTTATTGATGTATTGAATGGGGAAATGCTTTTGTACAAAGATTTATACGACATAGCCACTAAAAAGACCGATGTCATAGTGCTGGGAGAGATACAAGAACTTGATAACATGACAAAAGTAGAAGGTGGCATAATAAGTAAGCTAATGATTTTAGAAGATGAAAGAGAAAAATTTTTAAATGATCATTTCGACAGTCAAATGACCATAAGCCAACTTTGCAGAATACTGCCTGAAGATGACGCTAAAAAATTAAAGATAGTTCAAGAGGAATTTAATGATCTTTTAAAAGCACTTAGCAATAGGAATGAGTTGAATAAATCGCTTCTCAAACAGTCCATCGAATTCGTAAACTATTCGATTGGCGTCATATCAAATAATTTATTAGAGGACGATGGTATATACGGCGAAAGTGGCGTATCAAAAAGGATAAATAGAATCATAGATAGAAAGGCGTAA
- a CDS encoding TIGR03826 family flagellar region protein, producing MDIKNCKRCGKLYNYTGFDLCPECFNKDEEDFIKIRDYIERNPQATVVEVSKATDVEVKRILDFLKEGRLILGSKNTNISLTCERCGKKILSGRYCESCSRELERSLKGALNADKIDESFEKLYLRDEKKDTKRKY from the coding sequence ATGGATATAAAGAATTGTAAAAGATGTGGAAAGCTTTATAACTATACTGGGTTTGATTTATGTCCAGAATGTTTTAACAAAGATGAAGAAGACTTCATAAAAATCAGAGATTACATTGAGAGAAATCCGCAAGCCACAGTTGTAGAAGTGTCTAAAGCAACAGATGTGGAAGTAAAAAGAATATTGGACTTTTTAAAAGAAGGCAGACTCATATTGGGCTCTAAAAACACCAATATTTCATTGACTTGTGAAAGATGCGGTAAAAAGATATTGTCAGGCAGATACTGTGAATCATGTTCAAGAGAACTTGAAAGGTCTTTAAAAGGTGCATTAAATGCTGATAAAATTGACGAAAGTTTTGAAAAACTTTATTTGAGAGATGAAAAAAAGGACACTAAAAGAAAATATTAA
- the csrA gene encoding carbon storage regulator CsrA, with translation MLILTRKIGQSLIIGDDIEVMVVGIDGENIKIGISAPKDVTVMRKELLEVKDENKKAINIDKSSLKMLEKIIKKD, from the coding sequence ATGCTGATACTTACTCGTAAAATAGGGCAGTCTCTGATTATAGGGGATGACATTGAGGTAATGGTTGTAGGAATCGATGGCGAAAATATAAAAATAGGCATATCCGCTCCAAAGGATGTAACTGTCATGAGAAAAGAGCTTTTAGAAGTAAAAGACGAGAACAAAAAAGCAATTAATATAGATAAATCATCACTTAAAATGTTAGAAAAAATTATAAAAAAAGACTAA
- a CDS encoding DUF6470 family protein: MDIAIHQTFGRIGIDTTPAAINIHNQNADLNIHQEMPKVEIDQKLPQVRIDQYQCFYESGLKNIFDLIHDEAERSYQIGLEAIGKIAEDGDALASIENHQNVIPELASQAGVENIDFNVDLMPKSRPKIWFDGYLNINWQDGKAYIDATPKKPEIDATRANVSIYMLQYPSIKIDYIGQNVDAIV; this comes from the coding sequence ATGGATATAGCAATACACCAAACGTTCGGCAGGATAGGTATTGACACTACTCCTGCCGCAATTAATATTCACAATCAGAATGCAGATCTTAATATACATCAAGAGATGCCTAAGGTAGAAATTGATCAGAAATTGCCACAGGTTCGTATAGATCAATATCAATGTTTCTACGAGTCTGGACTAAAAAACATATTTGATCTTATACACGACGAGGCAGAAAGAAGCTATCAGATAGGTCTTGAAGCCATAGGGAAAATTGCTGAAGATGGAGATGCCTTGGCATCAATAGAGAACCATCAGAATGTCATACCAGAGTTAGCGTCTCAGGCAGGTGTTGAGAATATAGACTTTAATGTAGACCTTATGCCAAAATCAAGGCCTAAGATATGGTTTGATGGTTATCTCAACATAAACTGGCAGGATGGTAAGGCGTATATAGATGCCACACCTAAAAAACCTGAGATAGACGCAACAAGGGCAAATGTAAGCATATACATGCTTCAGTATCCTTCTATAAAAATCGACTATATAGGTCAGAATGTGGATGCAATAGTTTGA
- the recD2 gene encoding SF1B family DNA helicase RecD2: MVEIIGTVEEIIFKNEQNGYAVLELNSKNDTITVVGYMPFVGIGETLKVEGEWMTHPDYGEQVKVSKYETIAPSTLYGMERFLSSGLIRGIGPVMAKKIVSKFGVDSLNIIESHPEKLLDIPGIGEERVKMISESYEQQKTLRDVMVFLQGYGISTTNAIKIYRQYGDDSIELIKQNPYRLSDEIFGIGFRTADKIARAMGVDLHSSYRISSGTKYVLIQYASNGHTYVPLELLLKEAAKLLEVSEEEVYDSLVLLAQSEKVKFETFEDGSHGVYYIPYFVAENNTADKILNMTLTDVKPEDIDIESEISKIESDMGIHLADNQRVAVLESVKNSILVITGGPGTGKTTIINFIIKLFKKFKKSVALTAPTGRAAKRMTEATGFEAKTIHRLLEYSYTEEEGRGFGKDDKNPLTEDVIIVDEASMIDILLMNALLKAIPLSSRLILVGDVDQLPSVGAGNVLRDIIDSGLVKVIRLNKIYRQGKESLIVVNAHKINNGEYPVLNDKENDFFFINASSQDEILNIILDLCKRRLPEAYGFNPFTDIQVLSPTRKGLIGVINMNNELQRCLNPSKKGLDERQMKDFTFRVGDKVMQMKNNYKMKWTKGDEKGEGVFNGDMGIIESIDNDSQELTVLFDDDKRVVYDFADIDELSLSYCVTVHKSQGSEFPAVIMPMSFGPPMLLTRNLLYTAVTRAKKLVVIVGQEKYLKSMIDNNLISKRYSGLLPKLMKVLKFMVEEN, from the coding sequence ATGGTTGAAATAATAGGTACAGTTGAGGAGATAATTTTTAAAAATGAACAAAATGGGTATGCTGTATTAGAACTTAATTCGAAAAATGACACTATCACCGTTGTAGGATATATGCCTTTTGTTGGAATAGGTGAGACGCTTAAAGTTGAAGGTGAATGGATGACGCATCCTGACTATGGGGAACAGGTGAAAGTTTCGAAGTATGAGACGATAGCGCCGTCAACGTTGTATGGGATGGAGAGGTTTTTATCATCTGGACTCATTAGAGGTATAGGTCCTGTCATGGCGAAAAAGATTGTCTCAAAATTCGGCGTCGATTCTCTAAACATTATAGAATCTCATCCAGAAAAATTATTGGATATACCTGGAATAGGCGAAGAAAGAGTAAAGATGATATCAGAATCTTATGAGCAGCAGAAGACATTGAGGGACGTGATGGTTTTTTTACAAGGTTATGGCATTTCTACCACAAATGCAATTAAAATATATAGGCAATACGGCGATGATTCTATAGAACTCATAAAGCAGAATCCGTACAGACTATCGGATGAAATTTTTGGGATTGGCTTTAGGACGGCTGATAAGATAGCTCGAGCAATGGGTGTTGACTTGCATTCCAGCTATAGGATTTCATCTGGCACAAAGTACGTTTTGATACAATATGCATCAAATGGCCATACGTATGTGCCACTTGAACTTTTGCTTAAAGAAGCAGCAAAACTTCTTGAAGTATCAGAAGAAGAAGTTTATGATTCGTTGGTTCTTCTGGCACAAAGCGAAAAAGTGAAGTTTGAGACATTTGAAGATGGCTCTCACGGCGTGTATTATATACCGTATTTTGTAGCTGAAAACAACACCGCAGATAAGATTTTAAACATGACGCTGACAGATGTAAAGCCTGAGGATATTGATATTGAAAGTGAAATATCGAAGATAGAATCAGATATGGGAATTCATCTTGCAGACAATCAGCGTGTTGCAGTTTTAGAATCTGTCAAGAACTCAATTCTCGTCATAACAGGTGGACCTGGGACGGGAAAGACCACCATAATAAATTTCATTATAAAGCTTTTTAAAAAATTTAAAAAATCGGTAGCATTAACTGCACCTACAGGAAGAGCTGCAAAGAGGATGACTGAAGCTACAGGTTTTGAAGCTAAGACGATACATCGCCTTTTAGAGTATTCATACACTGAAGAAGAAGGACGAGGGTTTGGAAAGGATGATAAAAACCCATTGACAGAAGATGTCATAATAGTAGACGAGGCTTCGATGATAGACATATTGCTTATGAATGCTCTTCTTAAAGCTATTCCGTTAAGCTCAAGATTGATACTTGTTGGAGATGTGGATCAGCTTCCGTCTGTTGGAGCTGGCAATGTGCTTAGAGACATCATAGATAGCGGCTTGGTAAAAGTTATAAGGCTTAATAAGATATACAGGCAAGGGAAGGAAAGTTTGATAGTAGTAAATGCCCACAAGATAAACAATGGAGAGTACCCTGTGTTAAATGATAAAGAAAATGACTTTTTCTTTATAAATGCTTCATCACAAGACGAAATTTTAAATATTATATTGGATTTATGTAAAAGGCGGTTGCCTGAAGCGTATGGATTTAACCCTTTTACAGATATTCAAGTTTTAAGCCCCACGAGAAAAGGCTTGATAGGTGTAATAAACATGAACAATGAACTGCAAAGGTGCTTAAATCCTTCGAAAAAGGGATTGGATGAGAGGCAGATGAAAGATTTTACTTTCAGAGTAGGAGACAAGGTGATGCAGATGAAAAACAACTACAAGATGAAGTGGACAAAAGGAGACGAAAAAGGTGAAGGCGTCTTTAATGGTGATATGGGTATCATAGAGTCTATCGATAATGATTCACAGGAGCTTACTGTTTTATTTGATGATGATAAGCGGGTTGTTTACGATTTTGCAGATATAGATGAGTTAAGCCTTTCTTACTGTGTGACTGTCCACAAAAGCCAAGGAAGTGAATTTCCGGCTGTCATCATGCCTATGAGCTTTGGACCGCCTATGCTTCTTACCAGAAACCTTCTGTATACGGCTGTTACGAGGGCTAAAAAGCTTGTGGTAATAGTTGGCCAAGAAAAATACTTAAAAAGTATGATCGACAATAATCTTATATCAAAGAGGTACTCAGGGCTTTTACCTAAACTTATGAAAGTCCTTAAATTCATGGTGGAAGAAAATTGA
- a CDS encoding ComF family protein has translation MIFLDLLFPPKTNCLLCGKVIKEGKICFECENKLPFIIGNRCSVCGKPIRDGDRCPDCMEINHVFTRSISPFEYDETIKSLIARFKYYKERSLAEFFAEYMYRCIQEAGIKFDVIVPVPLHRTKLDERGYNQSELLARELSYRFDVIMSKPLRRIKNTKSQTELKREERMKNLKGAFKVVYGDLVKDKTILLVDDVLTTGSTLDECAKVLRESGAKDVFAATIATGRNV, from the coding sequence ATGATTTTTCTTGATTTACTTTTTCCGCCAAAGACAAATTGTTTGCTTTGCGGCAAAGTCATAAAAGAAGGCAAAATATGCTTTGAATGTGAAAATAAATTGCCATTCATTATCGGGAATAGGTGCTCTGTGTGTGGAAAGCCTATTAGAGATGGCGATAGATGCCCTGACTGCATGGAAATAAACCATGTTTTTACTCGCAGCATAAGTCCTTTTGAGTATGACGAAACGATAAAATCATTGATTGCCAGATTCAAGTACTACAAAGAGAGAAGTTTAGCTGAATTTTTTGCAGAATACATGTATAGATGTATTCAAGAAGCTGGTATAAAGTTTGATGTTATAGTACCTGTACCACTTCATAGGACGAAGCTGGATGAGCGGGGATACAACCAATCAGAGCTTTTGGCGAGAGAGCTTTCTTATAGATTCGACGTAATCATGTCAAAGCCTTTGAGACGTATAAAAAACACTAAATCCCAGACCGAACTTAAAAGAGAAGAGCGCATGAAAAACTTAAAAGGTGCTTTTAAGGTAGTTTATGGCGATCTTGTTAAAGACAAGACCATACTTTTGGTGGATGATGTTTTGACAACAGGTTCTACCCTTGATGAATGTGCAAAAGTTTTAAGAGAAAGCGGTGCAAAAGATGTTTTTGCAGCTACAATTGCAACAGGAAGGAATGTGTGA
- a CDS encoding HD-GYP domain-containing protein: MNYDEEKLMSHLLISLRNYHYETYKHSIRVAKLSYNVANMMRLNMKEKIAIYKGALLHDIGKVMIPINILAKPDKLTELEYDVMKLHPIYGADILEALTPLSYLTSTVLYHHERLDGTGYPYGLKIIPFGAQIVAVCDSFDAMTNDRQYRKAKSAIEAIQDLRECDAKYNQMLVSALENVIKTNAKVFGKNRESNGIAI; encoded by the coding sequence ATGAATTATGATGAAGAAAAACTGATGTCGCATCTTTTGATTTCGCTAAGAAACTACCATTACGAAACGTACAAGCACAGCATCAGAGTCGCAAAATTGTCATACAATGTAGCGAACATGATGCGACTTAACATGAAGGAAAAAATAGCAATATATAAGGGTGCATTACTGCATGATATAGGCAAAGTGATGATTCCAATTAATATTCTTGCAAAACCAGACAAACTTACAGAATTAGAATACGACGTCATGAAATTGCATCCCATATACGGCGCCGATATACTTGAAGCCTTGACCCCACTTTCATACTTGACGTCTACTGTGCTATATCATCATGAAAGGCTTGATGGGACAGGTTATCCTTATGGTTTAAAAATCATTCCATTTGGTGCACAGATTGTAGCAGTGTGTGATTCTTTCGACGCAATGACAAACGATAGACAGTATAGAAAAGCCAAAAGTGCTATTGAAGCGATACAGGATTTGAGAGAGTGCGATGCAAAATACAATCAGATGCTTGTTTCAGCATTAGAAAACGTGATTAAAACAAATGCAAAAGTTTTTGGAAAAAATAGAGAAAGCAATGGAATAGCCATCTAA